A genomic segment from Drosophila miranda strain MSH22 chromosome 3, D.miranda_PacBio2.1, whole genome shotgun sequence encodes:
- the LOC108159940 gene encoding protein stum isoform X2, whose product MLNETSKNSVIYTVDLTQDSFIDGDKYFFRTSSQEFLEEKDKNANKKGLCRCCSSLFMPCRRSRCSRCCYRRERNPSAEDQPVLWSANSSATTATNVQVIDETKSKKKKVTDWLKSSCCRSCRKKHPPANTDKPEPPSVKQEASMSTGPKRGGKCGLCLSKVFCCRSVNKVDDTGNETELKKCCFCIPYRRNRSKPKGSSVSWRDQDPELGIKPTDTSVLEGASEASMTSAAADAPATTPKEGCCKRFWLMMLCCRKKPRRESNARRQSIRAPPPSEDTRRKLHNDLVEHASKMKGAIPVLPLYLAWFCAFCNVVFPGLGTLLSGLLCLCVGIPRFSQYDSARARIGSFIINIIVAVSQFCCVLFCFVGWGWSIWWGTIMLKCARKLSKIKKVERLELEEEQRQAQLAATAAGETEPAKT is encoded by the exons ATGCTGAACGAAACGAGCAAAAATTCGGTTATATATACGGTTGATCTGACGCAGGATTCGTTCATAGATGGCGATAAGTATTTCTTTAG AACCAGCAGCCAAGAGTTCCTGGAAGAAAAGGACAAAAATGCCAATAAGAAGGGATTGTGTCGCTGTTGTTCCTCATTGTTCATGCCCTGTCGTCGCTCTCGATGCTCCCGCTGCTGTTATCGACGAGAACGGAACCCCTCAGCCGAGGACCAGCCCGTGCTATGGAGTGCAAACAGTAGTGCCACAACCGCCACCAATGTCCAAGTGATTGATGAGACCAAGTCGAAGAAGAAAAAGGTGACGGACTGGCTCAAGTCGAGCTGCTGCCGGAGCTGCCGGAAGAAACATCCGCCCGCGAACACGGACAAGCCGGAACCGCCAAGCGTGAAGCAGGAGGCCAGTATGAGTACGGGACCAAAACGTGGGGGCAAATGCGGCCTCTGTCTGAGCAAGGTTTTTTGCTGTCGCTCGGTGAACAAAGTGGACGACACGGGGAATGAAACCGAGCTGAAGAAGTGCTGCTTCTGTATACCATATCGGAGGAACCGCAGCAAGCCGAAAGGTAGCTCCGTTTCCTGGCGGGATCAAGATCCAGAGCTTGGCATCAAGCCAACTGATACATCGGTTCTGGAAGGTGCGTCCGAGGCCTCAATGACATCGGCAGCTGCGGATGCTCCGGCTACAACACCAAAAGA GGGCTGCTGCAAGCGTTTCTGGCTAATGATGCTCTGCTGTCGCAAGAAACCGCGTCGCGAATCGAATGCTCGCCGACAGAGCATCAGAGCACCGCCGCCCAGTGAG GACACACGCCGGAAGCTGCATAACGACCTCGTGGAACACGCATCCAAAATGAAGGGAGCTATTCCTGTGCTACCGCTGTATTTGGCTTGGTTCTGTGCCTTCTGCAACGTGGTCTTTCCAGGCTTAG GCACACTCCTGTCGGGACTCCTCTGCTTGTGTGTGGGCATTCCACGTTTCTCGCAGTACGACAGTGCCCGGGCTCGAATCGGATCCTTCATAATCAACATTATTGTGGCAGTGTCGCAGTTCTGTTGTGTACTCTTCTGTTTCGTGGGCTGGGGCTGGTCCATCTGGTGGGGTACTATTATGCTAAAATGTGCAA GGAAACTGAGCAAGATCAAAAAGGTGGAACGTTTGGAACTGGAGGAGGAACAACGACAGGCCCAACTGGCGGCCACTGCGGCTGGTGAGACAGAGCCGGCGAAGACATAG
- the LOC108159940 gene encoding protein stum isoform X1 — MQQTLSYSSSSPSPSPMPTPAGTPHPPATTHAPSHTHPRPGSTGSDPNNRFQPAIIPVDYSYHTHTHSHPHSHSYGHTTMAPSTYTSTQSFIRQPTASTVQELGSERDSQPYSSLFGDPVPPPSQVEEYFGTAAFETLRSSSLEIPSSEEDALVAAVALNALMGNEARVRQRIFSNIPYTRTPRASLIPHLQPPDIQILPNSSGGSSSEQLGSPNYRLLAPDDILNKPDMYDLANPSEESQYMTRLDFDREEERTQTPSRTAGKQSVSTMTSDDHHHGLLSDSYSGRDWFRPAPQHFPEFTRIPKLRPSSKNIMSMKQEEVPLSPLATMIQDMNSSSSGGEERVAPDGEKQSPMQDMDVILSPKHYLEQQLERMSAVSERQLLEDYSPPSPPPADPPPSCHQSNRRDTEESVCSRPPTMKREMSPIIIKDSISVGGDYRVDQPRPHKKTAFTILTVRSPQTSPAYSPARRAAARRHASIQSTSTTSSMATKPPILPRRKTPSDSRLPELPGYLAHSANPSQQQPQPQPHPLHTTDDSPRPSVQFNMSGRHSRSKLATPSKGILQQRDSLTSSIDTYTPRAQRRRSMAPSSPQQMSYGQRIKSMESLPLITDPYRSAIPRLHYSTMDLGKEAAAFPPGALPRPLKPNHNPTRKQRGLLKVINREEALAHIPPRSNWCSLDDLALAPSPRASFDAGHAQGRRRSSSTSPERRSSTQTASDRRSSNLSSITATTSDFSFRRPSLATLPASRLRRKSVQAPIPGRSPRRQSIYQRDPKPPPHGKHGKIAKPSSLSPILGTPNKDSSSGQSPTHGSSIIGHRASSLFGHHESSLIGHRAAAVDTQSEVSTRRDSLSRIPIRSRPGSRVESRSSSPSKDFVATIPTASGRTSRASTSRSPSRAMVHSRTPSRESARPGESRSGSKGPPSRASSRMEQAREQANSRSNSRANSRLSINSSLRSSSVSPVTMARNRTIRGTTPQPSRRKSISLSPTSGMLGRRKSISPGAITPARRMSVSIRGKAEIPETLSRRNSRSRIPTRQSGKMESKSPPSSSKKRSKSPEKTKGTPAMTPKGTRAGKVPPKGSPKAKPTSKQPASAKPKSRTESVKAVKTAERLPVVRREQGTGKKPAPKAPSSTAAKEAKAEKGKPATKSSAQGQPAAPPRTKSQQMKAKPSGAATTEAKRPPAPTTIKAQGIVHEKGANGGDAPTNMTPLAAQVGNVVLQAAEAIPSVTSEVTVPSTPGRRGQGANMSKLVRMSSRLSMLSQKNRADSPLNRKVATVPELAQEHEEAATHGSLMKSNDAGSLPAAILEKSQKTLENIQKTVTEATDEIHKTISENLTDLKTLENDMGLTADGPPTPTPTSGTMLAKPGDSESRTGTADGGNAPQSSAEQAKSPFTATQPIEAAVSVVHPDERATISSVPEVECESSDLPTVLDVSESELGGHVMPTPESGVDFKVDAKRRSPDGQGGSAAGSGGMAKTSSQEFLEEKDKNANKKGLCRCCSSLFMPCRRSRCSRCCYRRERNPSAEDQPVLWSANSSATTATNVQVIDETKSKKKKVTDWLKSSCCRSCRKKHPPANTDKPEPPSVKQEASMSTGPKRGGKCGLCLSKVFCCRSVNKVDDTGNETELKKCCFCIPYRRNRSKPKGSSVSWRDQDPELGIKPTDTSVLEGASEASMTSAAADAPATTPKEGCCKRFWLMMLCCRKKPRRESNARRQSIRAPPPSEDTRRKLHNDLVEHASKMKGAIPVLPLYLAWFCAFCNVVFPGLGTLLSGLLCLCVGIPRFSQYDSARARIGSFIINIIVAVSQFCCVLFCFVGWGWSIWWGTIMLKCARKLSKIKKVERLELEEEQRQAQLAATAAGETEPAKT; from the exons ATGCAGCAGACCCTCTCGTACTCATCATCATCGCCATCCCCCTCTCCGATGCCAACGCCAGCCGGAACACCACACCCCCCAGCGACCACCCATGCCCCCAGCCACACCCATCCACGACCCGGCTCAACAGGCAGCGATCCCAACAACAGGTTTCAGCCGGCCATCATTCCGGTTGACTACAGCtaccacacccacacccattCCCACCCACACTCCCACTCGTACGGCCACACGACCATGGCCCCCTCGACGTACACATCCACACAGAGCTTCATCCGCCAGCCGACGGCCAGCACAGTCCAGGAGCTGGGCTCGGAGCGGGACTCCCAGCCTTATAGCAGTCTCTTTGGGGACCCCGTGCCCCCGCCGTCGCAGGTGGAGGAATACTTCGGGACTGCGGCCTTTGAGACGTTACGATCTTCTTCGCTGGAAATCCCCAGCTCGGAGGAGGATGCTCTAGTGGCCGCTGTGGCCCTCAATGCGCTGATGGGCAACGAGGCTCGGGTCAGGCAGAGGATCTTCTCGAATATTCCCTACACGAGAACCCCCCGGGCATCGCTCATCCCGCACCTGCAGCCGCCCGATATCCAGATCTTGCCCAATTCCAGCGGCGGCTCCAGCTCGGAACAGCTGGGCTCTCCCAACTATCGACTCCTGGCCCCGGACGACATCCTTAATAAACCGGATATGTACGACTTGGCGAACCCCAGTGAGGAATCGCAGTACATGACACGCTTGGACTTCGATCGGGAGGAGGAGCGAACGCAGACTCCCAGTCGAACGGCGGGCAAGCAGAGTGTCTCCACCATGACCTCAGATGACCATCACCACGG CTTGCTGAGCGACTCTTACTCGGGCAGGGACTGGTTTCGACCTGCTCCACAGcactttccggagttcacgcGCATCCCCAAGCTGCGGCCCAGCTCGAAAAACATCATGTCCATGAAGCAAGAGGAGGTGCCGCTCTCACCGCTGGCCACGATGATCCAGGACATGAACAGTTCCAGCAGCGGAGGCGAGGAGCGGGTAGCCCCCGATGGGGAGAAGCAGTCACCGATGCAGGACATGGACGTCATACTCTCCCCGAAGCATTacctggagcagcagctggaacgGATGAGTGCGGTCAGCGAGCGGCAGCTGCTTGAGGACTACAGCCCGCCGTCGCCTCCACCAGCTGACCCGCCGCCTTCTTGCCACCAGAGTAACCGCAGAGACACGGAGGAGAGCGTCTGCTCACGTCCACCCACCATGAAGAGAGAAATGTCCCCGATCATCATCAAGGACTCAATCTCCGTGGGCGGAGACTATCG CGTGGACCAGCCACGGCCACACAAGAAGACTGCATTTACCATCCTCACAGTGCGCTCGCCGCAGACCTCGCCGGCGTACAGCCCAGCCAGGAGAGCCGCCGCCAGGAGGCACGCTTCCATACAGTCGACATCGACTACCTCATCAATGGCCACCAAGCCGCCGATCCTGCCGCGTCGCAAGACTCCCAGCGACTCCCGCCTGCCGGAGCTGCCAGGATATCTGGCCCACTCGGCGAACcccagccagcagcagccgcagccacagccgcaTCCACTCCACACAACCGATGACTCGCCACGGCCCTCGGTGCAGTTCAACATGAGTGGACGGCACAGTCGCAGCAAGCTGGCGACGCCCTCGAAGGGAATCCTCCAGCAGAGGGACTCGCTCACCTCCTCCATAGACACCTACACGCCGAGGGCGCAGCGACGAAGGTCCATGGCCCCCAGTAGTCCCCAGCAGATGTCGTATGGCCAAAGGATCAAGAGCATGGAGAGCCTGCCGCTGATAACCGATCCCTATCGAAGCGCGATTCCGCGACTGCACTACTCCACCATGGACCTGGGCAAGGAAGCGGCAGCCTTTCCGCCGGGCGCACTGCCACGCCCACTGAAGCCAAACCACAACCCCACGCGAAAGCAGCGCGGACTCCTGAAGGTGATCAACCGGGAGGAAGCGCTCGCCCACATCCCGCCCCGCTCCAACTGGTGCAGCCTGGACGACCTGGCTCTGGCACCGAGTCCCCGTGCATCCTTCGACGCCGGCCACGCCCAGGGTCGTCGTCGTTCCAGTTCCACCTCGCCCGAGCGAAGGAGCTCCACGCAAACAGCCTCGGACCGACGCAGCTCCAACCTGAGCAGCATAACCGCCACCACCTCGGACTTCAGCTTCCGCCGTCCATCGCTCGCAACACTGCCAGCATCCCGGCTGCGTCGCAAGTCGGTGCAGGCGCCGATCCCCGGGCGTAGCCCGCGACGACAGTCCATCTACCAGAGGGATCCGAAGCCACCGCCGCATGGGAAGCATGGGAAGATCGCCAAGCCCAGCAGTTTGTCACCGATTCTCGGCACCCCGAACAAGGACAGCAGCTCAGGGCAGAGTCCTACCCACGGATCCTCGATAATTGGGCACCGGGCATCATCGCTGTTTGGGCACCATGAATCCTCGCTGATTGGTCACCGTGCAGCCGCTGTCGACACGCAGTCCGAGGTGTCGACACGTCGGGACTCGCTCTCCCGCATTCCGATTCGCAGTCGTCCGGGATCCCGGGTGGAGTCTCGTTCCAGTTCGCCGTCGAAGGACTTTGTGGCTACGATTCCGACCGCATCTGGGCGCACCTCGCGGGCAAGCACGAGTCGCTCCCCCTCTCGGGCGATGGTTCACAGCAGGACGCCCTCACGGGAGAGTGCGCGACCCGGAGAATCGCGATCTGGGTCCAAGGGCCCACCCTCTAGGGCAAGTTCTCGCATGGAACAGGCACGAGAGCAGGCCAACTCCCGAAGCAACTCGCGGGCCAACTCCCGACTGAGCATAAACTCCTCGCTGCGATCCTCTAGCGTCTCGCCCGTCACCATGGCCAGGAACAGAACCATACGGGGAACCACACCGCAGCCCAGTCGCAGGAAGTCCATATCATTGAGTCCAACCAGCGGCATGCTAGGGCGTCGAAAGTCCATAAGTCCGGGGGCCATCACACCGGCAAGACGGATGTCCGTGTCCATTAGAGGGAAGGCAGAGATCCCGGAGACATTGTCGCGCCGCAACTCCCGCTCCCGCATCCCCACGCGACAGTCGGGAAAGATGGAGTCCAAGTCGCCGCCATCCTCCTCCAAGAAACGTTCAAAGTCCCCCGAGAAAACCAAGGGAACACCGGCGATGACACCCAAGGGCACCAGAGCGGGCAAAGTCCCGCCAAAGGGAAGCCCCAAGGCAAAGCCCACATCCAAGCAACCTGCAAGTGCCAAACCCAAGTCCAGGACAGAATCTGTGAAGGCTGTTAAAACCGCGGAGCGTCTTCCAGTTGTCAGAAGGGAACAGGGAACAGGGAAGAAGCCAGCCCCCAAAGCGCCATCATCCACAGCAGCGAAGGAAGCGAAAGCCGAGAAAGGAAAGCCAGCAACCAAGAGCAGTGCACAGGGACAACCAGCAGCGCCCCCGCGCACCAAATCCCAGCAGATGAAAGCCAAGCCATCGGGAGCGGCGACAACGGAGGCCAAAAGACCTCCTGCACCCACGACCATCAAAGCCCAGGGGATTGTTCACGAAAAAGGTGCCAATGGAGGAGATGCTCCAACAAACATGACTCCACTAGCTGCCCAGGTGGGCAACGTGGTGCTCCAGGCAGCCGAAGCCATTCCGTCAGTGACCAGCGAGGTGACCGTCCCCTCAACTCCAGGACGCAGAGGCCAAGGAGCGAACATGTCCAAGCTGGTGCGGATGAGCTCCCGGCTGAGCATGCTTAGCCAGAAGAACCGAGCGGATTCGCCGCTGAATCGAAAGGTGGCAACAGTGCCAGAGTTAGCTCAGGAACACGAAG AAGCAGCGACCCACGGTTCTCTGATGAAGTCCAATGATGCTGGGAGTCTGCCTGCCGCCATTCTGGAAAAGTCACAGAAAACGCTCGAAAACATACAAAAGACCGTCACGGAGGCCACCGATGAGATCCACAAGACCATCAGCGAGAACCTCACCGATCTGAAGACTCTGGAGAACGACATGGGCCTGACCGCAGATGGCCCTCCCACTCCCACACCCACCTCTGGCACGATGCTGGCCAAGCCAGGCGACTCTGAGTCTCGGACAGGGACAGCGGATGGTGGGAATGCTCCCCAGAGCTCGGCGGAGCAGGCAAAGTCTCCTTTTACGGCCACACAGCCCATAGAGGCCGCGGTCTCGGTAGTGCACCCGGACGAGCGAGCAACGATATCCAGTGTACCCGAGGTAGAGTGCGAGAGCTCTGACCTGCCCACAGTCCTGGACGTGTCCGAGTCGGAGCTGGGCGGCCATGTGATGCCGACGCCCGAGAGCGGAGTGGACTTCAAGGTGGACGCCAAGCGACGCTCTCCAGACGGACAGGGCGGCTCCGCAGCGGGAAGTGGTGGCATGGCAAA AACCAGCAGCCAAGAGTTCCTGGAAGAAAAGGACAAAAATGCCAATAAGAAGGGATTGTGTCGCTGTTGTTCCTCATTGTTCATGCCCTGTCGTCGCTCTCGATGCTCCCGCTGCTGTTATCGACGAGAACGGAACCCCTCAGCCGAGGACCAGCCCGTGCTATGGAGTGCAAACAGTAGTGCCACAACCGCCACCAATGTCCAAGTGATTGATGAGACCAAGTCGAAGAAGAAAAAGGTGACGGACTGGCTCAAGTCGAGCTGCTGCCGGAGCTGCCGGAAGAAACATCCGCCCGCGAACACGGACAAGCCGGAACCGCCAAGCGTGAAGCAGGAGGCCAGTATGAGTACGGGACCAAAACGTGGGGGCAAATGCGGCCTCTGTCTGAGCAAGGTTTTTTGCTGTCGCTCGGTGAACAAAGTGGACGACACGGGGAATGAAACCGAGCTGAAGAAGTGCTGCTTCTGTATACCATATCGGAGGAACCGCAGCAAGCCGAAAGGTAGCTCCGTTTCCTGGCGGGATCAAGATCCAGAGCTTGGCATCAAGCCAACTGATACATCGGTTCTGGAAGGTGCGTCCGAGGCCTCAATGACATCGGCAGCTGCGGATGCTCCGGCTACAACACCAAAAGA GGGCTGCTGCAAGCGTTTCTGGCTAATGATGCTCTGCTGTCGCAAGAAACCGCGTCGCGAATCGAATGCTCGCCGACAGAGCATCAGAGCACCGCCGCCCAGTGAG GACACACGCCGGAAGCTGCATAACGACCTCGTGGAACACGCATCCAAAATGAAGGGAGCTATTCCTGTGCTACCGCTGTATTTGGCTTGGTTCTGTGCCTTCTGCAACGTGGTCTTTCCAGGCTTAG GCACACTCCTGTCGGGACTCCTCTGCTTGTGTGTGGGCATTCCACGTTTCTCGCAGTACGACAGTGCCCGGGCTCGAATCGGATCCTTCATAATCAACATTATTGTGGCAGTGTCGCAGTTCTGTTGTGTACTCTTCTGTTTCGTGGGCTGGGGCTGGTCCATCTGGTGGGGTACTATTATGCTAAAATGTGCAA GGAAACTGAGCAAGATCAAAAAGGTGGAACGTTTGGAACTGGAGGAGGAACAACGACAGGCCCAACTGGCGGCCACTGCGGCTGGTGAGACAGAGCCGGCGAAGACATAG